From the genome of Suricata suricatta isolate VVHF042 chromosome 3, meerkat_22Aug2017_6uvM2_HiC, whole genome shotgun sequence, one region includes:
- the MTERF4 gene encoding transcription termination factor 4, mitochondrial produces the protein MAALGRQVSDWHRLIPRAWAHVARQTPLGAQKRTSASLSWQLATAANGGGRRTVSSVEPKKYVRDPLEEQRTPVARGFLEREKVISALLDMGFRDIQANELLTMWPSVPPQQVLDIVSELILLGLNPEPVYVAVKKSPELLRLPVMQMRKRCSYLRKLGLGEGKLKTVLLCCPEIFSMPQRDIGGTVGALREKCLFTAQQVTKILHRCPYVLQEDPGELEYKFQYAYFRMGVRHADVVRTDFLRYSITKIKQRHVFLERLGRYQTPDKKGQTCVPNPLLKDILRASEAEFLARTACSSAEEFEVFKKLFAREEEEKSMSPVRDNESLSLDEEGEGEGEGEGE, from the exons ATGGCGGCGCTTGGCCGGCAG GTCTCCGACTGGCACCGCCTGATCCCCCGCGCCTGGGCCCACGTTGCCAGGCAGACTCCTCTCGGAGCACAGAAGAGGACGTCTGCGTCTTTGTCCTGGCAGCTGGCCACAGCTGCCAACGGAGGGGGCCGCCGGACAGTATCCTCTGTGGAGCCCAAAAAGTATGTGCGGGACCCCCTTGAGGAGCAGAGGACTCCTGTGGCTCGAGGGTTCTTGGAGCGAGAGAAGGTCATCAGTGCCCTCCTGGACATGGGTTTCAGGGACATCCAAGCGAACGAATTGCTCACTATGTGGCCAAGTGTGCCCCCTCAGCAGGTGCTGGACATCGTTTCAGAATTAATCCTCTTGGGTTTGAACCCGGAGCCTGTGTATGTGGCCGTGAAGAAAAGCCCCGAGCTGTTGAGACTGCCTGTGATGCAGATGCGGAAGCGCTGCAGTTACCTGCGGAAGCTCGGGCTCGGCGAAG GGAAGCTCAAGACGGTGCTTCTCTGTTGCCCCGAAATCTTCAGCATGCCCCAGAGGGACATCGGCGGCACCGTGGGGGCTCTCcgggagaaatgtcttttcacagCACAACAGGTGACCAAGATTTTGCACAGATGCCCCTACGTTCTTCAGGAGGACCCCGGCGAACTGGAGTACAAATTCCAG TATGCCTATTTCAGGATGGGGGTTCGGCACGCGGACGTGGTAAGGACCGACTTCCTGCGCTACTCCATCACCAAGATCAAGCAGAGACACGTGTTCCTGGAGCGCCTCGGACGGTACCAAACCCCTGACAAGAAGGGCCAGACCTGTGTCCCCAATCCTCTGCTCAAGGACATCCTCAGAGCGTCGGAAGCTGAGTTTCTGGCCAGGACGGCCTGTTCTTCTGCTGAGGAATTTGAAGTTTTTAAGAAGCTCTTTGCtcgggaggaggaagagaagtccATGAGCCCTGTGCGGGACAATGAAAGCTTGAGTCTGGacgaggagggggagggggagggggagggggagggggaatga